The genomic interval CTCTAGTTCTTATTGTTCACTGTACTGTGCTTATTTTGCTGTCATTTCAAAGATTCTTAacaggggaattccctgatggtccagtggttaggactctgtgcttccacttttGGGGGCctcggtttgatccctggtcagggaactgagatccctcaagctgtgtgGCACTGCAAAcagtaaatacatatacatacatacgtacatactcTCAACAGGATATAATTCAGAGAGAGTTAAATCAGTTCCTTTACAAGTTCtgttgctaatttttttttcctaacaggtATCCCTTGTATAACTGACTGCGTAATGGCTGAAATTGAGAAGTTGGGGCAGAAGTATCGAGTGGCTCTAAGGTAGGAAGGACCTGGTCCAGATTTGTTCTAGATTGGTGTAATGAAGATTGTTTTGACCCTCCTTCAACTGTTTGCTATCTGAAGATTTCTTGTCTGGttagtttaaataaaaatcatacaaaactAGTTAACTATTTATAAGTAAGAAAGCAAACATTGGAAGGTTAGAGGTTTTCAAGCTGAAGCTTTTTGAACTAAGTTACTTAGTCATATTGGTCTCATGGGCCTTCATTTAAGTTCCTCTAGATTTTCAATTAGATAGTGTTTTTCTGTTAGTTTGTTATCTAGTTATCTTCTTCAGAATTTCACACGTAAAGCATTTTGAGTTTACCTAAAGAAGTTTTGAGTTTATTCTAGAAAGTGCCCTTGAGTTTACAGCAGTGGTTCCCTAAGTGTGGTTCATggaaccctcccccaccccaggagtcCTAGAGACCGTTGCAGGGAGTTtgcaaaactgttttcataataataccaAGATGTTGCCTTTGTCACTGTGCTGACATTTGCACTGAATGCAAAAAATGCCAGTGCCTTAGTACAAATCAAGGCAGTGGGCCCAAATAATGCTAGTAGTTTTTGTATTCTTCACTACCACCCACTGGCAGTTGAAAAAAATTGCCAGTCACTTAAGAATATGCGTAATAGAGTGGTAAAATTCATTAACTTTGTTAAATCTCAACCCTGCAGTACACATCAGTATTCTGTGTGGTGAAATGTGATGTACACATAAAGCATTTCTCCTGATGGATGCTCAGTAACCTttctgtggtaatcatttcatgatgtatgtaagttaaatcattatgctgtaaaccttaaacttacacagtgctgtatgtcaattatatctcaataaaactggaagaagaagaaaaacataccAAAGATGAACGTTGTCTCTGTGAAAAGCATTTGTGTGCTTGAGTTGTGAGCTGAACCAGCttctttttcatgaaatatcatttttatgtGAAGAACAACTGGCAAACACTGATTTTTCAGACTTTGGTATTTAGCAggtattttctcaaaaattaatgCAATGAACCTGTCACTTTACGGAAAACAATTTACTCTGTTAGTTACCAATGATAAAAATTGAGCTTTCAAGTGAAAAACTAGAGTTTTGGAAAATCATAAGCTTATCACATTCCCAATACTAAAGACCTTTCTGTTGAGACCAATGAAGACATtaatgaatatgatttttttatgttacatatgtgtgtgtgtatgtgtgtgtgtgtgtatacacatatatatatatatatatatggtctgctttgtttatttaacaatttattatATGTCCTTCCACATTGGTACATACAACtctacctcatttttaaaaataggataggGGTACCAAAATGTATTTAACTTTTACCTTGCTGATGGATAATCAGATTATCTCCAGTTTTCCATTCTTATAAACTGTGTAGTAGTGACATCCTTGTGCCTATATTCTTGTACATGTGTGTAAGACAACTTTCTAAAAGTAAAATGGTTAGGTTAAAATTGATTtggttttgaatcctggctttttCCAGCTGTGTAGCTTTGAACAAATTAATCAGCCTCTCTGAATCtgcttctttatctgtaaaatggaaatataataatTCAGTTTTGTGACAAGTACATGATGTAAGGCACAGCAGCTGTCAGTAAACTTTAATTCCCTTCTCTCTAAATTGTCTTTCAATTAGAAGATAAGCTTCAGGAGGAGAGGGGTGTCTTAAAATCTCCAGATAGATCACATTACTTTTATTTCACTGATTGAGAGCCATAAAGTTATTCAATTGCTTGAATGTTTTCATTAATCCACTTTTATAACCATATAGGATTGCCAAGGATCCAAGATTTGAACGATTACCATGCACACACAAAGGAACCTATGCAGATGACTGCTTAGTACAAAGAGTAACTCAGGtatcatcattttttaatatgtactttgtgctatttaaaaaaaagataaacttatTTCCTGAATGTTCATGTAAAGTATCTAggaatataaatgataaaaaaaattatatagaatcCCTTCATGGGAAGTGTAGGTGTCCTCATTTACTTGAGAAAATGGATTGGAAGTGTATACTGTAATCATAATGGAAAGATCACTGGCTTAGGGAGGATTTCAAATCTTAGCACTTGCATTTATTGGGTGTGTAATTTGGAGCATTTACTGATTCTTTATTCCACAAATCTTCTCTCTAAGATGGTTTAAGTGAGTGAGTATAGACATAATAATATACCAGATTCCACCTCCCTGTGAATCTAAAGTGAGGTTCCATTTACTCCCTGTGTAGGAATTTTGTTACACCTAAGTCTCCCAGGATGCTGTTTCACACATACCCTAGAATAAGTAGGTTTTTTATTCTTGTGTTCTGGCTTCCTTGTCAAATACTACAAGAACTTCTGCTACTGATTGCCCTTAAAGAGCCTCTCTCTGCTGAGGATAATCATCTTCATCCGGTGACCACACTGCCATCCTTTTAGCCACTTCATCCCATGGGTGGGGCCAGCATTTCCCTTAATTTCCCACAGCATGGCTGACACCAATCTGCAACTCTTTATAAAACTCAGTGAGAGATTTGGGTAGGATGGAAGTAAAGTACAATACAAATGAGTTCCAAACTGGTAGCTAAATGTTAGTGCTTTCAGAGCTGTTTGACTCATACTTGTCCTGGAGATCCTCCTATTCTGGCTTTAGGGCCAAGGAGGCAGCCTACCCCCGCTGCTAGGAGGCCTCAGAGTAGGTCAGCCCCGGAGATGCCACAGACGGCAAAAGTTGTGCCCTCGGATCTAAGGCACTTACTCTACCTTTGTGTAGAGTCTCTAAGGGTGTTTTCCCAAAACCAAGGAATTGTCTGTCCCAGATATGAAAATCCTCTCCACTTATAAGACAAAAACCAATTTTCAgcttttaaatagtttttctaTCTTCTCCCCGTCAAGATTCTTAGAGCTACATTCAGCCCAGGCAGCTTATAAATTTGAGCTCCTAGATCATAGTAGCTACTCAACAAATTGGTTTAGCCTTTCCTTTCCTATTTACTGTGAAAATGAATAGTTCTTCAGACTAGCCAGTGGTTGTATCCAGTATCACTGAATGAGCTCTATGTGAACACCCAATGGGTCTCTTCCAGCACAAGTGTTACATTGTGGCCACCGTTGACCGGGACCTTAAACGAAGAATCCGGAAGATCCCTGGAGTTCCCATCATGTACATTTCTAACCATAGGTGAGAACTTTCTCTTAGGGAAGTGATTAAAAGTATATAATTGATATCAATTAAAAATGAGGTCAAGTTTTGGAAGGATTTGAAAGAGATTGATGtatcaaataaatgtttacataGTTCTATTTGAAGAAATGAGGCAAAGTAACATTTCTTCTATTTGAAGAAATGAGGCAAAGGCAAAAGATAGAGCTAGGATTTAGGAATGAGGCAGACATTCACATTGTTACAATAAGATCACTAGAAGAAATAGGGATATGTGTGGCCTTAAATACAAAGCAGTAATTTAAATCAAGCTAATCTTTTTggctagaaatatttttttgaaaccTAGTGCATGTGATTAGCACCTCATCTGGGAAactaaaagtttattaaaaaaacaaaagctgtgGACACCCAGTGCCAGCTGGGCCCCCAGCTGTTGGCAGGTCTGTGAGTGAGTCCAGGGAGGCCAGCAACAAAACCACCTAATCAGCCCTCACAATTgtactaaataataaataaatgaccaCTGTTttaagccaaaacaaacaaacaaacaaaagctgctTTTTATCCTTCTTGGATATTCCTATGTCAGTCCTCAGATATTACTGGCCACCTTTTATCCTGGGACAAACACAACAGAATGGGAAGAATATGGGTGAGGGTCTTGGACTTACCTGGACTCAGTGCCTGGCTGCCCAACTTAACTTTCTCACTTTGAAGAATAAAGATAATATAGTCAGCATTTTGCTGTAAATCATTCATCATGATAGGCCTTTAAAATTTAGTtcccactgacaaaggattcacaACAGGAGGTGAGAGTGATATAATCAGTAAAGGATGGGTTTTTAACGTGGGTTCTGGACCCACATTTCTTACCAGTGTTAATTTTTTGTTCTGATCAGGTACAACATTGAGCGGATGCCAGATGATTATGGAGCCCCTCGGTTctaattcttaaaaaacaaatttcctctgccttccttcGACCAACTTTCTCTTTTGCCAGTTCATTAAACATGCTATAGCATGAATTATTATTACACTCACCCATTTGCTCTGTAATGAGCTGAGTATGGTTAAATACACTCactttttaatgttgttttgaaaattatattttgtgtcattttaaaatttgttgcatGTTTTTATAAATCAGATAATTGCTCACATAATTTGATGgtcattttatattgatttactcaacaaatgtttattaaggtGATACTGGTATTTAATAAGATATGATCTTATCCTCAAGATACTCATTTATGGTGGAAAAGAGAAACATGTAGATGAATAAATATGGTAAAATAATGATGCTAAGATAAAAGTATGAGGGAGTAGACATACAGGTGgaaagaataatttctttctacttggttgggatggggaggggagaaagaccAGAAGCAGTTATGTCTGagttaatctttaaaaagaactagAAAGGGAAGGTGTCTGTAGCCACATCTGAGACTCCAGAGgtaggaggtgggagggagggggctttATATGACATGCTAAAGGGTTTGGACTTAATCCTAAGGTCAATGGGGAGTTATTAAAACTTTAATTAGGGTGGATGACATCAGATTAGATGTTTTACATGATCACAGCATAGCTAAGAATGGACAAATAGATCATTGAAACAGACCAGAAAGTCCATAAATAGACCTATATATTTATGGCAATTTGGTATGTTATAAAGCTGGTATTTCAAATCtatatatgaaaaggaaattacattAAAAGCCAAATATTGTGGAGTCATTCAATTGGGGTTAGAATCCTGATTTCACCAGTTAATATCTGTATGAATTGGGCAAACCACATAGCCATTTGATGCCTTCTTTGcttcccttttaaaatgttttgtttaatcctcaaaacaaccccaaTAAGATGGGGTTGAATTGAATAGTACCTGTTACAAGTAAGtgttgttcaataaatgttagtgattaTTGTATTATAATGACAAGTTGGCtatccatttgaaaaaaaaaattagatttctaCCTCATATCCTTCACGAGAAAATGTTTCAACTGGATAAAagtctgaatattttttaagctatgaaagtattaggaaaaaaacaagaaaatgtgtaTAGGCTGTGAGTAGAATTCTTAAAAGAAGATGAAGAACGTAAAAGCCATAAAGAAAAGATTGCTAAGTGTGGATTTAAAATtggctgggctttcctggtggcgcagtggttgagagtccgcctgccgatgcaggggacgcaggttcgtgccccagtttgggaagatcccacataccgcagagcggctaggcccgtgagccatggccgctgagcctgcgcgtccggagcctgaggtccgcaacgggagaggccacaacagtgagaggcccgcgtaccgcaaaaaaaaaaaataaagatttctctgCAAAACAACTTCCCCCAAAATTAAGACAAATGACTGACCAGaggattttcaatatatataaCAAGGGTATGAGGAAATGGATAGTCATGTAGTGCTGACAagaatgcagaaaagtataaCCATTTCAGACAGCAGTTGGGCAGgatccattaaaataaaaattgcagaTATCGTGTGAGCCCAATTCTATTTTTTGGTTATTTACATGTATCATGTAGGtgatttcctttaaaatgatcagtgcaggggcttccctggtggcgcagcagttgcgcgtccgcctgccgatgcaggggaaccgggttcgcgccccggtctgggaggatcccacgNNNNNNNNNNNNNNNNNNNNNNNNNNNNNNNNNNNNNNNNNNNNNNNNNNNNNNNNNNNNNNNNNNNNNNNNNNNNNNNNNNNNNNNNNNNNNNNNgccccggtctgggaggatcccacgtgccgcggagcggctgggcccgtgagccatggccgctgagcctgcgcgtccggagcctgcgctccgcaacgggcgacgccacagcagagggaggcccgcataccacaaaaaaaaaaaaaaaaaaaatgatcagtgCATTTGCATCACATGATCAGTGTGATGTAAATGCATgataaatgtgtaaaaaaaattcacacgTGTACAAGGAAGTGTATAGAAGGATGTTTACTGCACCACTATctataatagagaaaaattgaaaagaatgtaATTATCCATCAGAAAGTTTTAACTGTGTTATGTCTATACTATGGAATGTCATGAGCATTTAAAAACAATGAGGtagatttaaaaataggcaaaggacttgaacagacagttctctgaagaagacatatagatggccaaaaagcccatgaaaagatgttcaacatcactaatcattaggtaAATTGAATCATTGTGCAAATTGaaatcacaataagataccaccttatacctattaggatggctgCTGTTAaggataaataaacaacaagtgttgacgaggatgtggagaagttgggACTGCTGTgtactgctggtggaaatgtaaaatggtacagctgctatggaaaatagtatgatggttcctcaaaaatttttaaatagaactactatatgatccagcaattccacttctgggaatatatacaaaagaattgaaagcaggatcttgaagagatatttgtacacccatgttcattagcatcactattcacaatagccaagaggtggaagcaacgcAAGTGTCCAGACAGGTGAATGAATaaccaaaatgtggtatatacatggaATGGAATAGTATGCGTTTATACtattctgacacatactacaatatggatgaaccttgaggtcattatgctaagtgaaataagccagtcacgaaaagacaaatactgtacacttacatgaggtacctagagtcaAACTGTACCAATTAGAACATCCTTATTCCCTTTGCCATTGTGATTATTTCAAACATGGGTGATCAGGGTCAAGCCAAATAGTCTTAATCAGAGCTCTTACTGGAGAGTTGTTCTTCTGCGGGAGAACTGTTAGATAATGTTGGATTTGGAATTGAGTGATCAGGTATGCCAATACATTAGAAAAGGCTACCTGGGTTTTACTTTAATTGTATAGCCAAACCTAATCCTAACTAATGTAAGATGTATATCACCTAaaccaacagaaataaaatggaaaagggaagctcaattaactaaaaaattaaaattaaaaaataaaaaagcagaatacgCCACTGGAGATCTGTATACTTcactatatgtaaattttaaaagaagaggggagggaagaagaaataatggaaaatagaaaactaaGTTGGGTAGGGAAAAGTCCAAACACAGTAGTCATGATGAATGAATGTGACTAGGTTAAGTTCCCTTATTAAAAGACAAATGCTCAGGttggctatttttaaaatcttgtggCTATATGGTATTTACAAGATATGCCTAAATCAGGATGACACAAAACTGTTGgaaataataggaaaatacacTTTACACACAACCCAATAACTCCACTCCTAGGAGAtctaaccaagagaaatgaaaacttacatctACACAGAGACACCAATGTTCATAttatctttattcataatagataagaactggaaacaaccatcaacaagtaaatggataaacaaactgtgcattcatacaatggaatactatttggcaataaaaagaatgaactactgatacaatAATATAGATGAATCTTAAAACTGTTaagctgagcaaaagaagccagacacaaaagaatgtatactgtatgattccatagATATGAAACTCTAGGAAGCACAAACCCAATCTATAGTGATCGAAAGTAAATTGATTGCCTGATGTGGAGGGAGAAGATTGGCTGTTGTAGAGGTACAAGGGAGTTTGGGGGGATGAtggaaattttctgtattttgattgcTGTGATGGCTACTTGGATATATTGATTTGTCAAAAAGCATTGAAATGTGCAcaaaatgggtgcattttattatttgtaaattacacctcagtaAATTAAAAGATGGGAAAAGGCATGCAAAAATAATATGCTGTTTGAATATGCAATATGGAAAATATTGAGGTTTTCTTTGTAGCCCAACATGGTCAATTTCATGAAAGTTCCATGTACACCCGCAAAGGAGATACATTCTGTATTATCTGGTATTATCAGCGTAAAAGGTTTGATATTTATGCATAAGATCTACCCgattgtttaggtcttctgtatccttacatttatttttgactCTTTGATCTGTCTCACACTGAGAGAAATAGAGTTTTCTAATCTTAGTATactttgtctatttctccttgcatttctTAGAGTTTCCACTTGACGAAAGTTGCTACTGTGTTGTTTTGTGCATGGATACTCAAAACTGATATTTTTTTGTGAACTGTAGCCTTTAGCATTATAGCGTattctttttgtctcatttaatgcTCTTTAGCCTGAATTCtactttttcttatattaacaggatctttgctttctttttctttttcttttctgtaatgcaTTTGCCTTATCTACTTTTGcctgtccttttatttttagtttttctgaatTCCTTACGCCCAAAGTAAGGTGCCCTTGCACAGTTCATCTTGTAGACAGAATTGCTAGAGactagtcacttttttttttaatttaaaaaaaatttttttaacatctttattggagtataactgttttacaatggtgtgttagtttctgctttacaacaaagtgaatcagttatccatatacatatgttcccatatctcttccctcttgcgtcaccctccctcccaccctccctataccacctctctaggtggtcaaaaagcacagaggtgatctccctgtgctatgcggcagcttccctttaggtatctaatttacatttggtagtgtatatatgtccttgccactctctcacttcgtcacagcttacccttccccctccccgtatgctcaagtccatgctctaataggtctgtgttttattcccgtcctaccggtaaagtcttcatgacattttttttccttagattccatatatatgtgttagcatacgatatttttttggtcctcttgacttacttcactctgtatgacagactccagttctatccacctcattacaaataactccgtttcatttctttttgtggctgagtaatattccatcgtatatatgtgccacatcttctttatccattcatctgttgatggacacttaacatgcttccatgtcctggctatcgtaaatagagctgcaatgaacattttggtacatgactctttttgaattatggttttctcagggtatatgccaggtagtgggattgcgggttcgtatggtagttctatttgtagttttttagggaaactccatagtgttctccattgtggctgtatcaattgacattcccagcagcagtgcaagagtgttcccttttctgcacaccctctacagcatttattgtttctagagtttttgatgatggccattctgaccggtgtgagatgatacctcattgtagtttgggttggcatttctctaatgattaatgatgttgagcatttctctcatgtgtttgttggcaatctgtgtctcttctttggagatatgtctatttagttctgctggccatttttggattgggttgtctgttttttggtattgagctgcatgtgtggcttctaaattttggatatgaatcctttgtcagttgcttcatttgcaaatattttctctcgttctgagggttgtcttttggtcttgtttatggtatcctttgctgtgcaaaagcttttaagtttcattaggtcccatttgtttttttttgtttttatttgcatttctctaggagatgggtccaaaaggatcctgctgtgatttatgccatagagtgttctgcctatgttttcctctaagagtttgatagtgtctggccttacatttaggtctttaacccattttgagtttattcttgtgtgtggtgttagggattgttctaatttcatacttttacatgtagctgtccagttttcccagcaccacttattgaagaggctgtcttttctccactgtatatccttccctcctttatcaaagataaggtgaccatatgtgtgtgggtttatctctgggctttctatcctgttccattgatctatatttctgtttttgtgccagtaccatactgtcttgattactgtaggtttgtagtatagtctgaagtcagggggcctgattcctccagctccatttttcgttctcaagattgctttggctatttggggtcttttgtgttttccatacaaattgtgaaattttttgttctagttctgtaaaaattgccagtggtagtttgatagggattgcattgaatctgtagattgctttgggtagtagagtcattttcacaatgttgattcttccaatccaagaacatggtatatctctccatctatttgtatcatctttaatttctttcatcagtgtcataattttctgcatacaggtcttttgagACTAGTCAatttcatgtgttttgttttgtttccttttctgaataGGAGTGTTCACTGTAGTTGTCCTGTTCCTATTCCACCAATTGTATATTTGGTGTTATAAGGGCAGATAATTTGTCCTCTTGGTGCATAGATCTCTAGATCAAAAAAAGCCACATCTCCTGATACTGATACTACTACATATACCCCTTGCTGTAGAGACAGCTGTGCTCCACCTAGATCTCTTGGACTTTGAGCATGATGTCATGACTGGACAGGACTTGGAGAATGTCTGTGTGGAGGAGGGGGTTGTGTAGTGTATACTTGGCCTGTGGTAGAGAAAGTGAAATCAACATTTGGTAACTAGAAGGGTAGAGTGTAGCAGTTGTTTGTGCTGTTAACCAAATATTTCTGGCTCTCTTGTTTATGGACCCAGGGTAGGATGGCTCTTCTCCACCACCTTTGAAGTTAGGTGTGGCAATGTGAGTGAAGATGACATATCATTTCTAGGCAGaagttttaaaagtcattatGTGATGAACTATGCTCCCTTTGGCCTGCCTTTCAAATCATGAAAACATAAGAGATGGAACCTTGCTTTGCCTGGATCCCACAGACCATCCCAACACTAGGGTAAATGAAAAATAGGCATTTGTTGTTttagccactgagatttgggttggtttttttgtttgtttgtttgttttttacaagaGCATAACAGCCTATACCAGCTGATAAAGCGCATGTTGAAAAGTCTGGGTTAGAACAgttggacaagaaaaagaaataaaaggtatccaaattagaaaagaagaagtaaaatca from Physeter macrocephalus isolate SW-GA chromosome 11, ASM283717v5, whole genome shotgun sequence carries:
- the FCF1 gene encoding rRNA-processing protein FCF1 homolog isoform X2, which translates into the protein MGKQKKTRNKEKDRLKPKKKEKKDPSALKEREVPQHPSCLFFQYNTQLGPPYHILVDTNFINFSIKAKLDLVQSMMDCLYAKCIPCITDCVMAEIEKLGQKYRVALRIAKDPRFERLPCTHKGTYADDCLVQRVTQHKCYIVATVDRDLKRRIRKIPGVPIMYISNHRYNIERMPDDYGAPRF
- the FCF1 gene encoding rRNA-processing protein FCF1 homolog isoform X1; protein product: MGKQKKTRKYATMKRMLSLRDQRLKEKDRLKPKKKEKKDPSALKEREVPQHPSCLFFQYNTQLGPPYHILVDTNFINFSIKAKLDLVQSMMDCLYAKCIPCITDCVMAEIEKLGQKYRVALRIAKDPRFERLPCTHKGTYADDCLVQRVTQHKCYIVATVDRDLKRRIRKIPGVPIMYISNHRYNIERMPDDYGAPRF